The following nucleotide sequence is from Ahniella affigens.
CGAGCTCATTGTCGTTCATCGTGGACGTATCGCGTCCGTTGAGGACATAGCGCCCTTCTGAAGGGGTATCCAGGCAGCCGATCAGATTCATCAGCGTCGACTTTCCAGACCCTGAGGGCCCCGTCAACGCAACATACTCGTTGCGATCCACCTGCAGATCGACCCCATCCAAGGCCAGGATCTCCTCCTCGCCCATTTTGTAGCGTTTGACGATTCGGGAAAGCTCGATCATTCCGCGTCGCCTTCGTCGTCATCGCTGCTGGCAGCCGGCTTGGCGTCATCGCTCATTTCGCTCAGGCGCTCACCCTGCTTCAGCACTCTGAGCGCTTTGGCCGGACCGGTAATGATGCGGTCGCCCGCTTTCAAGCCCTCAGTCACCTCATCCCAGCGATCGTCCGAGATCCCCGTTTTGATCAGGACCTTCTCGGCCAGACTGTCACGCCACACCCAAACGTATTGGGTGACCGCGTTGTTTTCACCGGACTCGCTCACGACGGCCTCGACCGGAACCGCCAGTCGCTTGCTGCCATCACTCAGGAAAATGTCGGTGCGGGCACTCATCCCCGAGCGCAGCTGAACATCGGCTGGCGGCTCCAACAACACCGTGACTTTGTAAGCCCGCCCTTGCAGCTCGACGGTAGGCGCCAGCGCAATTTGCTCGACCCGACCCTTGATCGCGCGATCGGGGTAAGCGGCCGCATAGACGTCGGCTTGTTGCCCGATTGCAATATTGGCGATGTCTGCCTCGTCCACCTTAAGCTCAGCCTGGATCGCTGACGTGTCGGCAATCTTCATAAGTTGCGCACCGGCAAGTGCCATCGTCGACGGAATCGCCGTTTCACCAACTTTGATGGGCAACGCCACGATCGTGCCGGTAATCGGGGCGAGAATGTCCGTCTTTTCCAACTGCTCGCGCGCTTCCTTCAGCACCGCTTCGGCCCGCCGCAGATCTTCCTCGCTGCTCTTCAGCTCCACTCTTGCGAGCTCCAGCTGGTTGCGGTCTTCGTCGAAGCGGCTCTGATCGATCATTCGCGCCGCAATCAGCTTGTTGCTGCGCTCGAACTGCTTTTCGCGCAGCGCCAGGGCCACGCGTTGGCGTTCGATTCGAATCAGGCTCTGACGGCGACTCGCCTCTTCCCGCTCGATCCCATTGAGATACGTCTCTGGATCAAGCGACAGCAACAGTTGGCCTTCGGCGACTGCGTCGCCCTCTTTGACAGCAATCGACTTGACTTTGGCGATCAGCTCCGAAGTCAGATTGACTTCGGTGCGATACGCCAGCGTGCCCGAAGCCAGGATGGTCGGCCGAATGTCTTGTTGGCTGACAGTGAGCACTTTGACTTCAGTGCCCTTTTCGCCGCGGAACTTCTTGATGGTGATCGGAACGACCACCACCAGCAACACGGCGACCAGGACAAGCCATTTTCTATTGGAATTCATGCGAAACGCTCTTGCAGAAAGGGGTGTTTCAAGACTTCATCAGGGCCCAGGCAGCCATGCCGCCAAAGATGACTAAGGTCGGAATCAGCGCGACCGTGAGGGCCTGGCCCCAGCCGGTCCGGCCCCAATTGCGCCAGCCAATGGCGACCAGGGCAACACTCCACAGGGACAGCAGATTGAAGTTCTTGGCAAAGCTGCTCCAAGCGTGATCGTAGGGCAGCTGCACAATCAGCGGGTCGACATTGGTCAGCATCAGCGACTCCAGCGTCGATTGGGGCGCCATCATGAAGATTCCAACAATGGCGACCACAAGGCTCAGCAAGGCCGGTACACCCGACCAGGTCACCAGACTCAGCGCCTGTTTGAACGACACCGCCGTACCGGTGATTTTGCCCGCTGCCAGGTAATAGAGCCCCATGACCAGTGTCACGATCACAATGAAAATCGGTGCGAAAATCGCGCCTACGATGCCCATGACCTTGGCCGAAGGCATCACCTTCTTCGCTTGTTCAATTTCAGCTGCCGACATCTCAGATCCACTCATCGTGAGCTGGTGGTTCGTGAGCCATTCGCCATCGACCTTGTTGAAATAAAGCAAGGTCATCGCCGCAGTAAGGGCCATCATCAACAACAAGGGCAGCAGGAACGTCGGCTTCTCTTTCAGCTCAGCAAAAACCTTGCCCGGCTCAACAAAAATATTGATCAGATGACTCATGGCGTACTCCTCTCCCCGAGGTTCAGGTGATGACGATGGTGGTGACAAAGGTGGCGGGTGGGCTCAGAACGACGCCAATCCTGGGACCTCGGCCGGCGCGGAACAAGTGACGCACAGGCTATTCACGCATGGCAGTTGTCACATTGCCTCAGATTCAGCGCGAGCACCGACGTGTTTGCCGACCGATTGACGCGCCGGCACCAGCCCAACCGATTGCGCGGGCACCGGAAAGCTCGAATTTGCGGCCTCGGCGCATTCGAGACCAACGCCGAACTCATCTTTCGGATCAAATTCGAACCAAGATAGCCAAACCGCCAATAGCCGGTGCCATCAACCGAAAATCCAGCATGCAAGGGTTACCACGCTACTCCAGCCCGTCGGCAAACAAGAAAAAGGTGTCCGTACTCAGATAATAGTCGCGGAGCGAATTGCCGTCCTGAATCTCGTTCGACAACTCGGCGCTTAAGCTATAGATGGCCGAAGTACTGCCGTCCGCGCTCAGCTTTTGCAGGAACGACGTACCACTGAACGGTGCCTGCTGGTTGCTGGTGCCGGCGCGCCGGGAAGCGAGCTTCATGATGCGGGAACCACTCAGGTACTGAAATGCATCCGACCCACCGTTCGAATCCTGGCTCTGCGCCAAATTGGTGGCCTGACTGGTCACACCAAGCACCGAACCGTCGGCGTTGATCGCGGTCACATTGGAGGCGCCGTTTCCCGCTTGCGCAGGATTCGATTGCGAGACCGAAATCAGTATGTTGAGGCCCGTTTGCGTATCGAACAGGATGGCATCGAACAAGCCGTTCGCATCCGTAATGGCGCCATCCAGATTCGACCCAGTCGAACTGAAGCCAACGAAGCGACCATCGGCCGATACCAGACCCAGCGTCGACCCACTATTTGCGGCGTTGAGCGGCGAACCCGCGGCATGACTCACGAGGCTCACGGCGTTGCTGGAGCGACGATACAGAAACACGTCGCTCTGAAAATTGGAATCAACACCACCGCTGATCAAGTCATCGGCGTTGGAGGCAAAGACGATCGATTCGCCGGTTGCATCCATGCTGGTGAAGGTGAAACTGCCAGACCCAGTGTCGGTCCCCGACCCGGCACGAGACACCAAACTCGTATTGCCGGATTGCGTGTCAAACAAGAACAGATCCGCACCAAAGTTGGCATCATTGATGCCAGCGACGAGATCCGTCGACTTGGACGAAAACACAACCCAGCGACCATCGGCGCTGATCGCCTGGCAAAATGACTCGTCGTTGGCCGTGAGCGACGCATTGCCTGCCGCACGCGAAACAAGTTGCGTATTGCCAGTTGACCGATCAAAGACGAATACGTCTTCCTGGTTGTTGGAATCCGTCACGCCTGCCACCACATTGGTCGAAAGGCTGTGATACAACAATTTGTTGCCGTCGGCACTCAGCGCGCAGGCTGTGGCGTGGCTGTTCGCCGAAGTCATGCTCTGACCGGCCGCGGTGGTGGCGAGTTGCGTGGTATTGGTTTCTCGGTCAAACAGAAACACATCGAATGCGGCATTCGTGTCGGTCACCCCGGCAAGCACCTCGGCCGATGCGGTGCCGTAGGCCACGAAGCGTCCGTTTCCAGAAATCGCGCCGGCGCCGCTGTTGTTGCTGGTCTCGCTGGCACTGCCTAGGCGTCGGCTGACCAATCGCGTCGCGCGCGTGTCGCGATCGAACAGAAAGAAGTCGATTCCGTTGCCACTATCGACACTGCCGGTCACGTTGTTCGCAATCGTGCGGTAAAGCAGCCAGCGGCCATCATCGCTCAAGCCGGTAAACTCGGTGTCGCCATTGAGTGTATTGATCGCACTGGCTGCACTCCGCGATAACAGCGTCAAGGCACCCGACTGAAAGTCTTTCAGAAACGCATCGTTCTGCTTGTTGTAGTCGACGGTATTGCTGACGAGCTGCACTGAATTGGAGTAGAACGCAACGAAGCGGCCATCATCAGTGATGGCACCTGCGAACGAGCTTGGGTTGTCGGTGGGTGTTGCCAGCGCGTTGCTGGCTTGATGCGACACCAACCGGGTTGCCTCGGTGACTCGGTCGAACACAAAGACGTCTGAACCCAAGCCGTTGCCATCCGTGATGCCGGCGCCAATCTGCGCGGACTGGCTGAAAAACAGGGTGTAGCGTCCGTCGTTGCTCACGTCGATCAGTGAACTCGTCAGATTGGGCGTGTTCGTCGCCACATCACCCGCACGCGAAACGAGACGGTTGATTCCACCGCTCTGATCCCGCACAAACAGGTCGGCAGTATTGTTAGTATCCACTTGGCCACTCACAACGTCGGTGGCCTGCGATGTATACGATGTCCAGTTGCCATCCCCGCTGATATGTAACACGGTGGACCCGCCGTTGGCAGCGATGTTGGCGCTACTTGCCGTGGCTGACACCAGTTCCGTGCTACCACTGCCCCGCGACCAGCGATAGACATCAGTGGTCGCGTTTGTGTCGGTCACGCCCGTCACAACATTAGTGGCCATCGTGCTGTAGCCCACCCAGTTGCCGTCTGCCGACAGCACCGCGGAGAGCACCGCACCATTCGCCACGGCATTGGCCGCAGCCTCGGATCGCGACACGAGTGTCGACAACCCAGTCGTTTGCGACCACAGGAACAGGTCGGCGCTTCCATTGCCATCGGTTGCGCCGGTTATCAGATCGGTAGCCGTCGCAGTCGTGACAAACAGCACCGTGGTCCCATCACTGCTCAGTCGACTACTCTGGACCTGCCCCGGCGCGGCAGAGCCTGGAAACGTTGAGTAGGTCGTAATCAACGTCACGCCGGCCGTGACTCGGTCGAACAGAAATAGATCATTGGTATTGTTGAAGTCACTCACAGGCGCGATGTTGGTCGCGGTCGACTCGAAGAGCACGTAGCGACCGTCATCGCTGATACCCGTGCCAAACGAGGCACCGTTCGCGGCTTGGTTGGCCGCAT
It contains:
- a CDS encoding YIP1 family protein — its product is MSHLINIFVEPGKVFAELKEKPTFLLPLLLMMALTAAMTLLYFNKVDGEWLTNHQLTMSGSEMSAAEIEQAKKVMPSAKVMGIVGAIFAPIFIVIVTLVMGLYYLAAGKITGTAVSFKQALSLVTWSGVPALLSLVVAIVGIFMMAPQSTLESLMLTNVDPLIVQLPYDHAWSSFAKNFNLLSLWSVALVAIGWRNWGRTGWGQALTVALIPTLVIFGGMAAWALMKS
- a CDS encoding efflux RND transporter periplasmic adaptor subunit, translated to MNSNRKWLVLVAVLLVVVVPITIKKFRGEKGTEVKVLTVSQQDIRPTILASGTLAYRTEVNLTSELIAKVKSIAVKEGDAVAEGQLLLSLDPETYLNGIEREEASRRQSLIRIERQRVALALREKQFERSNKLIAARMIDQSRFDEDRNQLELARVELKSSEEDLRRAEAVLKEAREQLEKTDILAPITGTIVALPIKVGETAIPSTMALAGAQLMKIADTSAIQAELKVDEADIANIAIGQQADVYAAAYPDRAIKGRVEQIALAPTVELQGRAYKVTVLLEPPADVQLRSGMSARTDIFLSDGSKRLAVPVEAVVSESGENNAVTQYVWVWRDSLAEKVLIKTGISDDRWDEVTEGLKAGDRIITGPAKALRVLKQGERLSEMSDDAKPAASSDDDEGDAE
- a CDS encoding beta strand repeat-containing protein produces the protein MTDRRAKGLALILSVFAMPVMAQATLPILATRGIQGDSTGMSTVTGPRQSVSADGRYVVMETQALNLAAGVMDRNMTTDVYLLDRNTQTAQLVSRKLDQPGVTASGQSFGNTMTPDGRWVLFRSSAPDVVPGVTDGNGTADVFLFDRTTGSSVLVSRSHDAANQAANGASFGTGISDDGRYVLFESTATNIAPVSDFNNTNDLFLFDRVTAGVTLITTYSTFPGSAAPGQVQSSRLSSDGTTVLFVTTATATDLITGATDGNGSADLFLWSQTTGLSTLVSRSEAAANAVANGAVLSAVLSADGNWVGYSTMATNVVTGVTDTNATTDVYRWSRGSGSTELVSATASSANIAANGGSTVLHISGDGNWTSYTSQATDVVSGQVDTNNTADLFVRDQSGGINRLVSRAGDVATNTPNLTSSLIDVSNDGRYTLFFSQSAQIGAGITDGNGLGSDVFVFDRVTEATRLVSHQASNALATPTDNPSSFAGAITDDGRFVAFYSNSVQLVSNTVDYNKQNDAFLKDFQSGALTLLSRSAASAINTLNGDTEFTGLSDDGRWLLYRTIANNVTGSVDSGNGIDFFLFDRDTRATRLVSRRLGSASETSNNSGAGAISGNGRFVAYGTASAEVLAGVTDTNAAFDVFLFDRETNTTQLATTAAGQSMTSANSHATACALSADGNKLLYHSLSTNVVAGVTDSNNQEDVFVFDRSTGNTQLVSRAAGNASLTANDESFCQAISADGRWVVFSSKSTDLVAGINDANFGADLFLFDTQSGNTSLVSRAGSGTDTGSGSFTFTSMDATGESIVFASNADDLISGGVDSNFQSDVFLYRRSSNAVSLVSHAAGSPLNAANSGSTLGLVSADGRFVGFSSTGSNLDGAITDANGLFDAILFDTQTGLNILISVSQSNPAQAGNGASNVTAINADGSVLGVTSQATNLAQSQDSNGGSDAFQYLSGSRIMKLASRRAGTSNQQAPFSGTSFLQKLSADGSTSAIYSLSAELSNEIQDGNSLRDYYLSTDTFFLFADGLE